In Deltaproteobacteria bacterium, a single genomic region encodes these proteins:
- a CDS encoding PIN domain-containing protein — MKNVLIDTNIYTHALKGDPETVNVLRQTKQIAICSISIGELLSGFKARRREKKNREELAGFLDTPRVRLHGIDEDTAEFYATILAGLEPTLQLFRCRNHI; from the coding sequence ATGAAAAACGTCCTGATTGACACCAACATTTACACGCATGCACTTAAAGGAGATCCGGAAACGGTCAACGTTCTGCGGCAAACAAAGCAAATAGCCATCTGCTCTATCAGTATCGGAGAATTGCTATCAGGGTTTAAAGCGAGGAGAAGGGAGAAAAAGAACCGGGAAGAGCTGGCTGGGTTCTTGGACACACCGCGCGTTCGGTTGCATGGAATAGATGAAGATACAGCGGAATTCTATGCCACAATCCTGGCAGGCTTAGAGCCTACTCTGCAACTGTTCAGATGTCGAAATCATATCTAG